The following coding sequences are from one Thermostaphylospora chromogena window:
- the purQ gene encoding phosphoribosylformylglycinamidine synthase subunit PurQ, translating into MSSARVGVVTFPGTLDDQDAARAIRHAGGEPVPLWHADTDLRGVDAVFLPGGFSYGDYLRCGAISRFAPLMSELIPAAKAGLPVLGTCNGFQILCEAHLLPGALVKNAGLHYICRDQPLRIENTRTAWTSAYSPGQEVVIPIKHGEGRYVADPETIRRLEERGQVVVRYLGNPNGSLNDIAGITNEAGNIVGLMPHPEHAIEELTGGPGTDGLGFFTSILKNLVNA; encoded by the coding sequence GGCCATCCGGCATGCGGGTGGCGAGCCGGTGCCGCTCTGGCACGCCGACACCGATCTGCGCGGCGTCGACGCGGTCTTCCTCCCCGGCGGCTTCTCCTACGGGGACTACCTCCGCTGCGGCGCCATCTCCCGGTTCGCGCCGCTGATGAGCGAGTTGATCCCGGCTGCCAAGGCCGGCCTTCCGGTGCTGGGCACCTGCAACGGCTTCCAGATCCTGTGCGAGGCCCATCTGCTGCCCGGCGCCCTGGTGAAGAACGCCGGGCTGCACTACATCTGCCGGGACCAGCCGCTGCGGATCGAGAACACGCGCACGGCGTGGACCTCCGCGTACTCGCCGGGCCAGGAGGTCGTCATCCCCATCAAGCACGGCGAGGGCCGCTACGTCGCCGACCCGGAGACGATCCGACGTCTGGAGGAGCGCGGCCAGGTGGTGGTGCGCTACCTCGGCAACCCCAACGGCTCCCTCAACGACATCGCCGGGATCACCAACGAGGCCGGCAACATCGTCGGCCTCATGCCTCACCCCGAGCACGCCATCGAGGAGCTGACCGGCGGTCCGGGCACCGACGGCCTCGGCTTCTTCACCTCCATCCTGAAGAACCTGGTGAACGCATGA
- a CDS encoding PhoX family protein, whose product MLPLLSEPHKGGRSALTCRFRCGNACAHDVPNTSDNRYFGDIVAEVVSRRGLLRAGTAGALVAGALAAGVVPATPAMADPGRHGRGSKGGRGRSRLTFTAVPPGTDDRVTVPEGYDSAVVVRWGDPVLPDAPAFDFDNQTAEAQAKQFGYNCDFVAFFPMGADRALLWVNHEYTDESLMFRGYVDGDSADEEQIRIAMAAHGGSVVELERVGRSGRWKLVTRGRRRYNRRITVHTRMRLTGPAAGSDLLKTADDPTGTRVYGMLNNCAGGTTPWGTVLTAEENWNQYFVGGDGVPEKQKEALARYGVDTSTSVPDGNRRFDRIEERFDLSRHPNEINRFGWIVEIDPFDPDSTPIKRTALGRFAHEAATTTLAKDGRLVAYMGDDSRYEYIYKFVSKDRYIPGHDRHNRRLLDEGTLYVARFSGNSPKKEIDGSGKLPSDGEFDGTGEWIPLVSGDRSFVPGMSAAEVLVYTRLAADKVGATKMDRPEDVERNPVNGRVYVALTNNSNRTPAEADEANPRANNRHGHILEIAERRGDAAATRFDWSLPLVCGDPKDPNTYFAGFDKSKVSPISCPDNIAFDPEGNLWISTDGNALSANDGLFAMPVSGRDRGHLRQFLSAPVGAEVCGPLITEDGRSVFVAIQHPGESDGATPDNPASHWPDGGKAQPRPAVVVAWHKHGKKIGS is encoded by the coding sequence ATGCTTCCGCTGCTGTCCGAACCCCATAAGGGGGGTCGGAGCGCGCTCACCTGCCGGTTCCGGTGCGGCAACGCTTGCGCGCACGATGTCCCCAACACCAGCGACAACCGCTACTTCGGTGACATCGTCGCCGAGGTCGTCTCCCGCCGCGGCCTGCTGCGGGCGGGAACCGCGGGTGCCCTCGTCGCGGGCGCCCTCGCGGCGGGCGTGGTCCCGGCCACCCCGGCGATGGCCGACCCCGGTCGGCACGGCCGTGGCTCCAAGGGCGGACGCGGCCGGAGCCGTCTGACCTTCACGGCGGTCCCGCCCGGCACCGACGACCGGGTGACCGTGCCGGAGGGGTACGACTCGGCGGTCGTCGTCCGCTGGGGCGACCCGGTGCTGCCCGACGCCCCGGCGTTCGACTTCGACAATCAGACGGCCGAGGCGCAGGCCAAGCAGTTCGGCTACAACTGCGACTTCGTGGCGTTCTTCCCGATGGGCGCCGACCGCGCCCTGCTGTGGGTGAACCACGAGTACACCGACGAGAGCCTGATGTTCCGCGGCTACGTGGACGGCGACTCCGCCGACGAGGAGCAGATCAGGATCGCGATGGCCGCGCACGGCGGCTCGGTCGTGGAGCTGGAGCGGGTCGGCCGCAGCGGACGCTGGAAGCTGGTGACGCGAGGCCGCCGCCGCTACAACCGGCGTATCACCGTCCACACCAGGATGCGCCTGACCGGTCCGGCGGCCGGCAGCGACCTGCTGAAGACCGCCGACGATCCGACCGGCACGCGCGTGTACGGCATGCTCAACAACTGCGCGGGCGGCACGACGCCGTGGGGGACGGTGCTCACCGCGGAGGAGAACTGGAACCAGTACTTCGTGGGCGGCGACGGCGTGCCCGAGAAGCAGAAGGAGGCGCTCGCCCGCTACGGCGTGGACACCTCCACCTCGGTACCGGACGGCAACCGTCGCTTCGACCGGATCGAGGAGCGGTTCGACCTCTCCCGTCACCCCAATGAGATCAACCGGTTCGGGTGGATCGTGGAGATCGACCCGTTCGACCCGGACTCCACACCGATCAAGCGCACCGCCCTCGGCCGCTTCGCGCACGAGGCCGCGACCACCACCCTGGCCAAGGACGGCCGGCTGGTCGCCTACATGGGTGACGACTCGCGCTACGAGTACATCTACAAGTTCGTCTCCAAGGACCGCTACATCCCCGGCCACGACCGGCACAACCGCCGCCTGCTGGACGAGGGCACGCTGTATGTGGCGCGTTTCTCCGGCAACAGCCCGAAGAAGGAGATCGACGGTTCGGGCAAGCTCCCCTCCGACGGCGAGTTCGACGGCACCGGCGAGTGGATTCCGCTGGTCAGCGGCGACCGGTCGTTCGTGCCCGGGATGAGCGCCGCCGAGGTGCTGGTCTACACCCGCCTGGCCGCGGACAAGGTGGGCGCGACCAAGATGGACCGGCCCGAGGACGTCGAGCGCAACCCGGTCAACGGCCGCGTCTACGTCGCGCTGACCAACAACTCCAACCGCACCCCGGCCGAGGCGGACGAGGCCAACCCGCGTGCGAACAACCGGCACGGGCACATCCTGGAGATCGCCGAGCGGCGTGGCGACGCCGCCGCCACCAGATTCGACTGGTCGCTTCCGCTGGTCTGCGGCGATCCGAAGGACCCGAACACCTACTTCGCCGGGTTCGACAAGTCCAAGGTCTCGCCGATCTCCTGCCCGGACAACATCGCCTTCGACCCCGAGGGCAACCTGTGGATCTCCACGGACGGCAACGCGCTGAGCGCGAACGACGGCCTGTTCGCCATGCCGGTCTCCGGGCGTGACCGGGGCCACCTGCGGCAGTTCCTCAGCGCGCCGGTGGGGGCGGAGGTCTGCGGCCCGCTGATCACCGAGGACGGGCGCAGCGTGTTCGTGGCCATCCAGCATCCGGGCGAGTCCGACGGCGCCACCCCGGACAACCCGGCCAGTCACTGGCCCGACGGGGGCAAGGCCCAGCCTCGCCCCGCCGTGGTCGTCGCCTGGCACAAGCACGGTAAGAAGATCGGTTCCTAG
- a CDS encoding MFS transporter, producing the protein MSERRRWWALTAVTAGTFMTSLDNNVVNVALPTIQRELGLSISGLEWVTSSYILLFAGLMLVGGRLADVLGTRRVFSVGLVVFSLASLGAGLSPDSGTLIAARAIQGLGAALLTPTALGLLPAIFKDPRERGAAVGVWSATGALAMALGPLAGGFISQTWHWGWIFLINVPIGAAALALALWAVPPTPARARHGLDLPGLVTSTLALSALTYALIEGAGRGWTSPEILAAFGMALAAAVTFVAIEARAAEPMIDLSLFRSRIYSGGVLAIGLWSFGVFGVYFFSALWLQNVLGFTPTQAGAAFVPLALVMAVVALVAQRIAGRIGAAGSAALGLGLMAVAVFGLSLIGRDGTYPDILPWFLLYGVGSGLLVPLTAAIIGAMPDRRSGVASGVLNVSREVFGLLGVTVLGAILGSHRSAALAAGTPPLTAFLDGYRLTLIIGAAIVLVGVPVSLFSLRDRTARQAQGHPSEEPVRAG; encoded by the coding sequence GTGAGCGAAAGACGGCGGTGGTGGGCCCTGACCGCGGTGACCGCGGGCACCTTCATGACCAGCCTCGACAACAACGTGGTCAACGTGGCTTTGCCCACCATTCAGCGAGAACTGGGGCTGAGCATCTCGGGGCTGGAATGGGTCACAAGTAGCTACATCCTGCTCTTCGCCGGGCTGATGCTGGTGGGCGGACGGCTGGCGGACGTCCTCGGCACGCGCCGCGTCTTCTCGGTCGGCCTGGTCGTGTTCTCCCTCGCCTCACTCGGCGCCGGACTGTCCCCCGACAGCGGAACGCTGATCGCCGCCCGCGCGATCCAAGGCCTTGGCGCGGCCCTGCTCACCCCGACCGCGCTCGGCCTGCTCCCGGCGATCTTCAAGGATCCACGGGAACGCGGCGCGGCCGTGGGCGTCTGGAGCGCCACCGGCGCGCTGGCCATGGCGCTCGGCCCGCTGGCCGGTGGCTTCATCAGCCAGACCTGGCACTGGGGGTGGATATTCCTGATCAACGTGCCGATCGGTGCCGCCGCGCTGGCGCTGGCCCTGTGGGCGGTCCCGCCCACTCCCGCCCGCGCACGGCACGGCCTCGACCTGCCCGGCCTGGTCACCTCGACGCTCGCGCTGTCCGCGCTGACCTACGCGCTCATCGAGGGGGCGGGACGCGGCTGGACCTCCCCGGAGATCCTCGCCGCCTTCGGCATGGCGCTGGCCGCCGCCGTAACGTTCGTGGCCATCGAGGCCAGAGCGGCCGAGCCGATGATCGACCTGTCACTGTTCCGCTCCCGGATCTACAGCGGGGGCGTGCTGGCCATCGGCCTGTGGTCGTTCGGTGTGTTCGGCGTCTACTTCTTCAGCGCCCTGTGGCTGCAGAACGTGCTCGGCTTCACCCCGACCCAGGCGGGTGCCGCTTTCGTCCCGCTGGCCCTGGTCATGGCGGTCGTCGCGCTCGTCGCCCAGCGGATCGCCGGACGGATCGGCGCCGCCGGGAGCGCGGCGCTCGGCCTGGGACTGATGGCCGTGGCCGTCTTCGGCCTCTCCCTCATCGGCCGGGACGGCACCTACCCGGACATCCTGCCCTGGTTCCTGCTCTACGGGGTCGGCAGCGGCCTGCTGGTGCCGCTCACCGCGGCGATCATCGGCGCGATGCCCGACCGGCGGAGCGGGGTCGCCTCCGGCGTGCTCAACGTCAGCCGGGAGGTGTTCGGCCTGCTCGGGGTGACGGTCCTCGGCGCCATCCTCGGCTCGCACCGGTCGGCGGCGCTGGCGGCCGGCACGCCACCGCTGACCGCCTTCCTCGACGGCTATCGGCTCACCTTGATCATCGGTGCCGCCATCGTGCTGGTGGGCGTGCCGGTCAGCCTCTTCTCCCTGCGTGACCGTACGGCACGGCAGGCCCAGGGCCACCCGAGCGAGGAGCCCGTGAGAGCGGGCTGA
- a CDS encoding sterol carrier family protein, translating to MPPRKPAPEKIRAALDAQLAALGEPSYTGPEEGLLPACVPAVLRAYERGLRPERDAARFAVRHLLDRLAAAAPGNAVEVRVPPFAAVQCIEGPRHTRGTPPNTVETDGHTWLRLATGALTWEEALAQGAVHASGTRADLSPYLPIT from the coding sequence GTGCCGCCCCGCAAACCCGCGCCCGAGAAGATCCGCGCCGCGCTCGACGCCCAGCTCGCCGCATTGGGCGAGCCCTCCTACACCGGCCCGGAGGAAGGCCTGCTCCCCGCGTGCGTGCCCGCCGTCCTGCGCGCCTACGAACGGGGCCTGCGGCCGGAGCGGGACGCCGCCCGCTTCGCCGTACGGCACCTGCTCGACCGGCTCGCGGCCGCGGCCCCCGGGAACGCCGTGGAGGTACGCGTGCCGCCCTTCGCGGCGGTGCAATGCATCGAAGGCCCCCGGCACACGCGCGGCACCCCGCCGAACACGGTCGAGACCGACGGTCACACCTGGCTCAGGCTCGCCACCGGCGCCCTCACCTGGGAGGAGGCCCTGGCCCAGGGCGCCGTCCACGCCAGCGGCACCCGCGCCGACCTCTCCCCCTACCTCCCCATCACCTGA
- the purF gene encoding amidophosphoribosyltransferase, with product MLRGDGRLSHDCDPRDHAPKDACGVFGVWASGEEVSTLTYYGLYALQHRGQESAGIAASDGSRILVYKDMGLVAQVFDESVLGTLRGHIAIGHCRYSTTGSSVWENAQPTLSSTDAGGLALAHNGNLINTAELAKRLPPGAIRATTDTEVLTALLAAGEGRSVEDAAVDLLPQVKGAYSLVFMDERTLYAARDPQGIRPLVLGRLESGWAVASETAALDIVGAAIVREIEPGELIIIDERGVRTRRFAPADPKGCLFEYVYLARPDTTISGRSVHATRVEVGRRLAREHPVEADLVIPTPESGTPAAIGYAQESGIPYGQGLVKNSYVGRTFIQPSQTIRQRGIRLKLNPLREVIEGKRLIVVDDSIVRGNTQRAIVRMLREAGAAEVHVRISSPPVTWPCFYGIDFATRAELIAGSLSVEEICASLGADSLGYISLDGLISATTLPVDRLCRACFDGSYPIPVDGATVGKFLLEDVQEAAL from the coding sequence GTGCTAAGAGGCGATGGCCGCTTGAGCCATGATTGCGACCCCCGCGACCACGCGCCGAAGGACGCCTGCGGCGTCTTCGGCGTATGGGCATCGGGAGAGGAAGTCTCCACACTCACCTACTACGGGCTCTACGCACTGCAGCACCGTGGCCAGGAGTCCGCGGGCATCGCGGCCAGCGACGGCTCCCGCATCCTCGTCTACAAGGACATGGGCCTGGTCGCCCAGGTCTTCGACGAGTCCGTGCTGGGCACGCTGCGCGGCCACATCGCGATCGGGCACTGCCGATACTCCACGACCGGCTCCAGCGTGTGGGAGAACGCACAGCCCACGCTCAGCTCCACCGACGCCGGCGGTCTCGCGCTGGCCCACAACGGCAACCTGATCAACACCGCCGAACTGGCCAAGCGGCTGCCCCCCGGCGCGATCCGGGCCACCACCGACACCGAGGTGCTGACCGCACTGCTCGCCGCGGGCGAGGGCCGGTCCGTCGAGGACGCCGCCGTCGACCTGCTCCCCCAGGTCAAGGGCGCCTACTCGCTGGTCTTCATGGACGAGCGGACGCTTTACGCCGCCCGCGACCCCCAGGGCATCCGGCCGCTGGTCCTCGGCCGCCTGGAGAGCGGCTGGGCGGTCGCCTCCGAGACCGCCGCGCTCGACATCGTGGGCGCAGCGATCGTCCGCGAGATCGAACCGGGCGAGCTGATCATCATCGACGAGCGGGGCGTCCGGACGCGCCGGTTCGCGCCCGCCGACCCCAAGGGCTGCCTGTTCGAGTACGTCTACCTCGCCCGGCCGGACACCACGATCTCCGGCCGCAGCGTGCACGCCACCCGGGTCGAGGTGGGCCGCCGCCTGGCGCGGGAGCACCCGGTCGAGGCCGACCTGGTGATCCCCACCCCCGAGTCCGGCACCCCCGCCGCGATCGGCTACGCCCAAGAGAGCGGCATCCCCTACGGCCAGGGCCTGGTGAAGAACTCCTACGTCGGCCGCACGTTCATCCAGCCGTCGCAGACCATCCGCCAGCGCGGGATCAGGCTCAAGCTCAACCCGCTGCGCGAGGTCATCGAGGGCAAGCGGCTGATCGTCGTGGACGACTCGATCGTCCGCGGCAACACGCAACGGGCCATCGTCCGCATGCTGCGCGAGGCCGGCGCGGCCGAGGTGCACGTGCGCATCTCCTCGCCACCGGTCACCTGGCCGTGCTTCTACGGCATCGACTTCGCCACCCGGGCCGAGCTGATCGCCGGATCGCTGAGCGTTGAGGAGATCTGCGCCTCGCTGGGGGCCGACTCCCTGGGGTACATCTCGCTCGACGGGCTCATCTCGGCCACCACGCTGCCGGTCGACCGCCTGTGCCGGGCCTGCTTCGACGGCTCCTACCCCATCCCGGTCGACGGCGCCACCGTCGGCAAGTTCCTTCTGGAGGACGTGCAGGAGGCCGCCCTATGA
- a CDS encoding SDR family NAD(P)-dependent oxidoreductase, with translation MDTGVKDKTVLVTGGSAGIGAATAVAYGREGARVALTYRSREDAAEQVVKRIEQAGGEAMAVRMDLEAHETVPAAVTAVEERWGGIDVLIANAVRWGTIPPGALRFEEVPIQEWQAALHANVVGNALLATTVLPGMRERRFGRIVFVSSAVAEEGLPGPGPYGTAKMALYGLTRSLAWEAGGDGILVNAVSVGLTLTDVERPVTTGVFDTIAARTPSKRLSTAEDVASLIVFLGSAANRNVTGEIVREGSATARSIHFT, from the coding sequence GTGGATACCGGGGTGAAGGACAAGACCGTGCTGGTCACCGGGGGCTCGGCGGGGATCGGCGCGGCCACGGCGGTCGCCTACGGCCGTGAGGGCGCCCGGGTCGCCCTCACCTACCGGTCACGCGAGGACGCCGCCGAACAGGTGGTCAAGCGGATCGAGCAGGCCGGAGGCGAGGCCATGGCCGTGCGGATGGATCTGGAGGCGCATGAGACCGTGCCGGCGGCCGTCACCGCAGTGGAGGAACGCTGGGGCGGCATCGACGTGTTGATCGCCAACGCCGTGCGGTGGGGCACGATCCCGCCGGGCGCGCTCCGCTTCGAGGAGGTCCCCATACAGGAGTGGCAGGCGGCGCTCCACGCCAACGTCGTCGGCAACGCGCTGCTCGCCACCACGGTGCTGCCCGGCATGCGCGAGCGCCGGTTCGGCCGCATCGTGTTCGTCTCCTCCGCCGTGGCCGAGGAGGGGCTGCCCGGCCCCGGGCCGTACGGCACCGCCAAGATGGCCCTGTACGGCCTGACCCGCTCGCTGGCCTGGGAGGCGGGCGGCGACGGCATCCTGGTGAACGCGGTCTCGGTCGGCCTCACCCTCACCGACGTCGAGCGTCCGGTCACGACCGGGGTGTTCGACACGATCGCCGCGCGCACGCCGTCCAAGCGGCTGTCCACCGCCGAAGACGTCGCCTCGCTCATCGTCTTCCTCGGCTCGGCCGCGAACCGCAACGTGACCGGCGAGATCGTCAGGGAGGGCTCGGCCACCGCCAGAAGCATCCACTTCACCTGA
- a CDS encoding MarR family winged helix-turn-helix transcriptional regulator has protein sequence MLEETLSFALIRLIKAHRNLLAGELAKLDLHVGQEMLLNQLWQEDGVSQAVLIERLGVEPPTVTRTLQRLERAGLVHRQAEPGPRRVLRVYLTERGRALRGPVEAVWRKAEERLLAALSEEERAQLRTVVGKMSASLAPYRPRQSKAAEISCG, from the coding sequence ATGCTGGAGGAGACCCTGAGCTTCGCGCTGATCCGGCTCATCAAGGCGCACCGCAACCTGCTGGCCGGAGAACTGGCCAAGCTCGACCTGCACGTCGGGCAGGAGATGCTGCTCAACCAGCTGTGGCAGGAGGACGGCGTCTCCCAGGCGGTGCTGATCGAACGGCTCGGGGTGGAGCCTCCGACGGTCACCCGCACGCTGCAGCGCCTGGAACGCGCCGGGCTCGTGCACCGGCAGGCCGAACCGGGGCCGCGTCGGGTGCTACGGGTCTACCTCACCGAGCGGGGCCGGGCCCTGCGCGGGCCCGTCGAGGCCGTCTGGCGGAAGGCCGAGGAGCGATTGCTGGCCGCGCTGAGCGAGGAGGAGCGCGCCCAGCTCCGGACGGTGGTCGGCAAGATGTCTGCGTCCTTGGCTCCTTACCGTCCCCGTCAATCGAAGGCCGCCGAGATCTCCTGCGGCTGA
- a CDS encoding MFS transporter, protein MDLIGAEESAAGLLMAAEPAGAAVGALLLTRLVSPETRSRLLGPLTVLTGVPLGAMAFAPPVAVSPVLLLASGLFAAYQTVANALFVRTVPDELRGQAVGIVASGLFAAQGLGISASGLFAEIAGPAAAIATFAVIGVLAAIPAGIAWRQAARPSRTREKGGVIMTRGKPIEWH, encoded by the coding sequence GTGGACCTGATCGGAGCGGAGGAGTCCGCCGCGGGCCTGCTCATGGCCGCAGAGCCGGCCGGTGCCGCGGTGGGCGCGCTGCTGCTCACCCGCCTCGTTTCGCCGGAGACGCGGTCCCGCCTGCTCGGTCCGCTGACCGTGCTGACCGGTGTGCCGCTGGGCGCGATGGCGTTCGCGCCGCCGGTGGCGGTGTCGCCGGTGCTGCTTCTCGCGTCCGGGCTGTTCGCCGCCTATCAGACGGTGGCCAACGCGCTCTTCGTCCGCACGGTGCCGGATGAGCTTCGCGGCCAGGCCGTGGGCATCGTGGCGTCGGGGCTGTTCGCCGCGCAGGGGCTCGGCATCTCCGCCTCCGGCCTGTTCGCCGAGATCGCCGGGCCCGCGGCCGCCATCGCCACGTTTGCGGTGATCGGGGTACTGGCCGCGATCCCCGCGGGTATCGCCTGGCGGCAGGCGGCCCGCCCGTCACGAACTCGAGAGAAAGGAGGGGTGATCATGACCCGCGGCAAGCCGATCGAATGGCACTGA
- a CDS encoding TetR family transcriptional regulator → MGKLTRQAVLEGALRLADEEGVEAVTIRRLAGELQVTPMALYWHFKNKTELLTAAVDHLMAGVIADVRPDRDWRERLRVIVEALVGTMRAHPSLPALLQVADKEQAESFTRATEATLDILAEAGFTLDEGYTIASYLLNGAVTLVHGRLDCRAGMTPEKVAQERRMHALRLQALPPDCFPRLVEYGRTLEEPSDAEEYFSFGVDLLIAGVEAMAAKKAREGTA, encoded by the coding sequence ATGGGCAAGCTGACCCGGCAGGCCGTGCTGGAGGGGGCGCTACGGCTCGCCGACGAGGAGGGCGTCGAGGCGGTCACCATCCGGCGCCTCGCAGGCGAACTGCAGGTCACGCCGATGGCGCTGTACTGGCACTTCAAGAACAAGACCGAGCTGCTGACCGCCGCCGTCGACCACCTCATGGCGGGCGTGATCGCGGACGTCCGGCCCGACCGCGACTGGCGGGAACGGTTGCGCGTCATCGTGGAGGCCCTGGTCGGCACGATGCGGGCTCACCCGAGCCTGCCCGCCCTGCTGCAGGTGGCCGACAAGGAGCAGGCCGAGAGCTTCACCCGGGCCACCGAGGCCACGCTGGACATCCTGGCCGAGGCGGGCTTCACCCTCGACGAGGGGTACACCATCGCGTCATACCTGCTCAACGGGGCTGTCACCCTGGTGCACGGCCGTCTCGACTGCCGCGCGGGCATGACGCCCGAGAAGGTGGCGCAGGAGCGGCGCATGCACGCGCTCCGGCTGCAGGCCCTGCCCCCCGACTGCTTCCCCCGGCTGGTCGAGTACGGGCGGACGCTGGAGGAGCCCTCCGACGCCGAGGAGTACTTCTCCTTCGGCGTCGACCTCCTCATAGCCGGGGTGGAAGCCATGGCGGCCAAGAAGGCACGGGAGGGCACCGCATAG
- the purL gene encoding phosphoribosylformylglycinamidine synthase subunit PurL, which yields MTLDTVHRAAQTPDEPMPYAELGMKDDEYARVKEILGRRPTSSELAIYSVMWSEHCSYKSSKVHLRQFATKAPASDALLVGMGENAGVVDIGDGWAATFKIESHNHPSYVEPHQGAATGVGGIVRDIMSMGARPVAVMDSLRFGAADAPDTRRVLPGVVEGISSYGNCLGLPNIGGEVVFDPCYIGNPLVNALCVGLLRKDRIKLATAPGPGNKVVLFGALTGPDGIGGASVLASATFEDESQAKRPSVQVGDPFMEKLLIECCMELFAADVVVGIQDLGAAGISCATTELAAKGTGGMDVRLDLVPLRDPTLRPEEILMSESQERMMAVVTPQDIPAFMAICEKWDIPATVIGEVTDTGRLVMTWHGATIVDIPPGTAADEGPVYERPYHEPAGQAALNADDPGRLPRPSDLRATLLQVLGSPNVASKEWVTSQYDRYVRGNTVLAQPADAGVLRVSEDLPGATETVRGIALAVDGNGRYAKLDPYAGAQLALAEAYRNVAVTGARPLAVTNCLNFGSPEDPEVMWQFAEAVRGLADACKTLGVPVTGGNVSFYNQTGSAAIHPTPVVGVLGVLDDIRTRVRSGFPEEGARVVLLGETREEFGGSEWAHVAHGHLGGLPPRVDLEAERALASVLAEAASRGLLSGSHDLSDGGLAVALAEACLAAGVGCTVRLPDGDPFVALFSETTARALVAVPPASFDAFAELCARYEVPCTSLGHTGGTDLVVDGHFTVPIEELRTVHTGTLPALFD from the coding sequence ATGACCCTGGACACCGTCCACCGGGCGGCGCAGACCCCCGACGAGCCCATGCCGTACGCGGAACTCGGCATGAAGGACGACGAGTACGCGCGGGTCAAGGAGATCCTCGGCCGCCGTCCGACCAGCAGCGAGCTGGCCATCTACAGCGTCATGTGGAGCGAGCACTGCTCCTACAAGTCCTCCAAGGTGCACCTGCGGCAGTTCGCGACCAAGGCACCCGCCTCCGACGCGCTGCTCGTGGGCATGGGCGAGAACGCCGGCGTGGTGGACATCGGCGACGGCTGGGCCGCCACCTTCAAGATCGAGTCGCATAACCATCCGTCGTACGTCGAGCCCCACCAGGGCGCGGCCACCGGCGTCGGCGGCATCGTGCGCGACATCATGTCGATGGGCGCCCGTCCGGTCGCGGTGATGGACTCGCTGCGTTTCGGCGCCGCCGACGCGCCCGACACCCGGCGCGTGCTGCCGGGCGTGGTCGAGGGCATCAGCTCCTACGGCAACTGCCTGGGCCTGCCCAACATCGGCGGCGAGGTGGTCTTCGACCCCTGCTACATCGGCAACCCGCTGGTCAACGCGCTGTGCGTGGGGCTGTTGCGCAAGGACCGCATCAAGCTCGCCACCGCTCCCGGCCCCGGCAACAAGGTGGTGCTGTTCGGCGCGTTGACCGGTCCCGACGGCATCGGCGGCGCGTCGGTGCTGGCGTCGGCGACCTTCGAGGACGAGTCGCAGGCCAAACGGCCCAGCGTGCAGGTCGGCGACCCGTTCATGGAGAAGCTGCTCATCGAGTGCTGCATGGAGCTGTTCGCCGCCGACGTGGTGGTGGGCATCCAGGACCTCGGCGCGGCCGGCATCTCCTGCGCGACGACCGAGCTGGCCGCCAAGGGCACCGGCGGCATGGACGTCCGGCTCGACCTGGTGCCGCTGCGCGACCCGACGCTGCGGCCGGAGGAGATCCTGATGTCCGAGTCGCAGGAGCGGATGATGGCCGTGGTCACGCCGCAGGACATCCCCGCGTTCATGGCGATCTGCGAGAAGTGGGACATCCCGGCCACCGTGATCGGCGAGGTGACCGACACCGGGCGCCTGGTCATGACCTGGCACGGCGCGACAATAGTGGACATCCCGCCGGGCACCGCCGCCGACGAGGGCCCGGTGTACGAGCGGCCGTACCACGAGCCCGCCGGTCAGGCCGCGCTCAACGCCGACGACCCCGGCCGCCTGCCCCGCCCCTCCGACCTGCGGGCGACGCTGCTGCAGGTGCTCGGCTCGCCCAACGTCGCCTCCAAGGAGTGGGTGACCAGCCAGTACGACCGTTACGTGCGGGGCAACACCGTGCTCGCCCAGCCCGCCGACGCCGGCGTGCTGCGGGTGAGTGAGGACCTGCCCGGCGCCACCGAGACCGTGCGCGGGATCGCGCTGGCCGTGGACGGCAACGGCCGCTACGCCAAGCTCGACCCGTACGCCGGGGCGCAGCTCGCCCTGGCCGAGGCCTACCGCAACGTCGCGGTGACCGGTGCCCGGCCGCTGGCCGTCACCAACTGCCTCAACTTCGGCTCGCCGGAGGACCCCGAGGTCATGTGGCAGTTCGCCGAGGCGGTGCGCGGCCTGGCCGACGCCTGCAAGACCCTCGGCGTGCCGGTGACCGGCGGCAACGTCTCCTTCTACAACCAGACGGGGTCGGCGGCGATCCACCCGACGCCGGTCGTGGGCGTGCTCGGCGTGCTCGACGACATCCGCACGCGGGTGCGGTCCGGGTTCCCCGAGGAGGGGGCGCGGGTCGTGCTGCTGGGCGAGACCCGCGAGGAGTTCGGCGGCTCGGAGTGGGCGCACGTCGCGCACGGACACCTCGGCGGCCTGCCGCCGCGGGTCGATCTGGAGGCCGAGCGGGCGCTGGCGTCCGTGCTGGCCGAAGCGGCCTCCCGCGGGCTGCTGTCGGGCTCCCACGACCTGTCCGACGGCGGGCTGGCCGTGGCGCTGGCCGAGGCCTGCCTGGCCGCGGGCGTCGGCTGCACGGTCCGCCTCCCCGACGGCGACCCCTTCGTCGCGCTGTTCAGCGAGACCACGGCCCGTGCTCTCGTGGCCGTGCCCCCGGCCTCCTTCGACGCCTTCGCCGAGCTGTGCGCGCGGTATGAGGTGCCGTGCACCAGCCTGGGCCACACGGGCGGCACGGACCTGGTCGTGGACGGGCACTTCACCGTGCCGATCGAGGAGCTGCGGACCGTCCACACGGGCACCCTCCCCGCGCTCTTCGACTGA